A single genomic interval of Pyrus communis chromosome 7, drPyrComm1.1, whole genome shotgun sequence harbors:
- the LOC137739888 gene encoding putative pentatricopeptide repeat-containing protein At1g16830: protein MEKVWRFRYCFLHRGPTQIIKALHLFPICHFSSPKVCPTNKTQENFLKIFDRERSELILNHQVVHSTLLKCSSDLIALRFFLWCAGQRNYFHNKIVIDHMVGVIKRMMEQYRTVQLIIRELESMGCVVKSQTFLLLLRIYWRGEMYTMVFEAFELMGTYGFIPNTFARNIIIDALFKIGHGDLAIKFVKETRRPNFLTYNIALCNLCNLKDLCHIRDVLRMMLWQGYHPKVETFEMILSCFCKMDNIVEAHQVLGLLITLGNVVSVNVWSMLMNGFCRLQRPDAAGQLLEKMVETGSSPSIVTYTTLIRGFLKSNMVSEAFNILNIIESKGYAPDLVLCNVLIDSFAKAGRCDDAIDVFVSMRSRNLAPDSCTVSSLLSTICLSRRFHLLPKLVRGIVIEADLLLCNSLLCYFCKAGFPSLAVKYYNDMLDRGLIPDKYTFVGLVDGLCKARRVDEAVDVYHGILRSFPGQDAYIHTVVMDGLIKVGKFNAAIRVFRKAVAEGFTLDVVAYTVAIIGLFMGGRAGEAWSLYRQMKEVSLAPTAHTYNVMVSGFVKERDLNMVNLMLQEMIEAKVELGSNTFLRLSKFLCRPYHSDSVIELWIEMRSLGLISSKVVQELLSDEVAEGVKVDDGLVAFLGVSSETGLSVETSGSEDVYDVAASMG from the coding sequence ATGGAAAAAGTATGGAGATTTAGGTATTGTTTTCTGCACAGAGGGCCAACCCAAATCATCAAAGCACTGCACTTGTTCCCAATCTGCCACTTTTCATCACCAAAGGTGTGTCCAACTAACAAAACCCAGGAAAATTTCCTGAAAATTTTTGACCGAGAAAGaagtgaactcattctcaatCATCAAGTTGTGCATTCCACTTTATTGAAATGCTCTTCTGATTTGATTGCACTGAGATTCTTCTTGTGGTGTGCCGGACAACGCAATTATTTTCacaacaagattgtgattgatCACATGGTTGGTGTCATCAAGCGCATGATGGAACAATACAGAACAGTTCAATTGATAATTAGGGAACTAGAGAGCATGGGGTGTGTTGTAAAATCTCAAACGTTCTTACTCTTGTTGAGGATTTATTGGCGTGGCGAAATGTATACAATGGTCTTTGAGGCTTTTGAGCTAATGGGTACTTATGGTTTTATTCCAAACACATTCGCTCGTAACATAATCATTGATGCATTGTTCAAAATTGGGCATGGGGATTTAGCTATTAAGTTTGTGAAAGAGACCCGAAGGCCAAATTTTTTGACTTATAACATTGCGCTGTGTAATTTATGTAATCTCAAGGATTTATGTCACATTCGAGATGTGTTGAGAATGATGTTGTGGCAGGGATATCACCCAAAAGTTGAGACTTTTGAGATGATTTTGAGCTGTTTTTGCAAAATGGATAATATAGTGGAGGCGCATCAAGTGTTGGGCCTACTGATTACTTTGGGCAACGTTGTGTCTGTAAATGTTTGGAGCATGTTGATGAATGGGTTTTGTCGATTGCAGAGACCTGATGCGGCTGGTCAGTTATTGGAGAAGATGGTTGAGACTGGTTCTTCTCCTAGTATTGTAACGTACACGACTTTAATCAGAGGatttttaaaatctaatatGGTTAGTGAAGCATTCAATATTCTAAATATTATTGAATCTAAAGGATATGCCCCTGACCTCGTTCTTTGTAATGTGTTAATAGACTCCTTTGCCAAGGCTGGGAGGTGTGATGATGCCATCGATGTTTTTGTTAGCATGCGATCACGAAACTTGGCTCCTGATTCTTGTACTGTCTCTTCATTGTTATCCACCATATGTTTGTCTAGGAGGTTTCATCTGTTACCCAAGTTGGTTCGTGGAATTGTCATAGAAGCTGACTTATTGCTGTGCAACTCACTTCTCTGTTATTTTTGTAAGGCTGGGTTTCCATCTCTTGCCGTGAAGTATTACAATGATATGCTTGATAGAGGTCTTATACCAGATAAGTATACTTTCGTTGGATTGGTAGATGGGTTGTGTAAGGCAAGAAGAGTTGACGAAGCAGTTGATGTGTACCATGGGATTCTCCGGAGTTTCCCTGGACAGGATGCTTACATTCATACTGTGGTCATGGATGGGCTTATAAAGGTTGGTAAGTTTAATGCGGCCATTAGAGTGTTTAGAAAAGCAGTTGCAGAGGGGTTCACACTTGATGTTGTAGCATACACAGTTGCCATTATTGGGCTCTTTATGGGTGGTAGAGCTGGAGAGGCTTGGTCACTCTATCGCCAGATGAAGGAGGTCAGCTTGGCTCCTACTGCACATACATACAATGTAATGGTTTCTGGTTTCGTTAAAGAAAGAGATCTTAATATGGTTAATTTAATGCTACAAGAGATGATAGAAGCAAAAGTAGAACTGGGCTCCAATACTTTCTTGAGATTATCAAAATTCCTCTGTAGACCATATCATTCTGATTCAGTTATTGAACTATGGATTGAGATGAGAAGTT